One window from the genome of Rhodococcus sp. ABRD24 encodes:
- a CDS encoding metallophosphoesterase — MTRILVFGIFLALVTWLLHRRLVRATGLSRRTARAADLALVLLWALAMLGIGTGEVFHPRWTRIPGFVGWVWLAAMLYLVAGLLVVSIGSGIARAAGRPRPTDPSRRRVLRGATAVVTLAAVGAAAYGVAEAARPRIQRVRVPLDRLPSPFAGTRIALVTDLHVGPARGVGFTRQVVDLVNAENPELILLGGDLVDGTVAKVGPDLEPLRDLRAPLGVFGVSGNHEFYAGDGGPWLDLWDQLGIHTLRNERVEIRRGGAAIDLAGIHDHSSPVPFEPDLPAALAGRDPERFVLLLAHQPKQAIEASEFGVDLQLSGHTHGGQMWPLGYLVPLQQPSVTGLDRIGNTVLYTSRGVGAWGPPVRVGAPPEITILELASRAPTFDRR; from the coding sequence ATGACCCGCATTCTCGTCTTCGGCATCTTCCTGGCGCTCGTCACGTGGTTGCTACACCGCCGTCTGGTCCGCGCCACCGGCCTCTCCCGTCGAACGGCCCGCGCCGCCGATCTCGCCCTTGTCCTCCTGTGGGCGCTCGCGATGCTCGGCATCGGCACCGGCGAGGTCTTCCATCCGCGATGGACACGCATTCCGGGCTTCGTCGGCTGGGTTTGGTTGGCGGCCATGCTGTACCTGGTAGCCGGGCTGCTCGTGGTCTCGATCGGCTCGGGCATCGCGCGTGCGGCGGGCCGCCCCCGGCCGACCGATCCCTCACGGCGACGAGTCCTGCGCGGCGCCACCGCAGTTGTCACGTTAGCGGCGGTCGGCGCGGCCGCTTACGGTGTAGCGGAGGCGGCGAGACCACGCATTCAGCGAGTACGGGTGCCCCTCGATCGGTTGCCCAGCCCATTCGCCGGAACCCGGATCGCATTGGTCACCGACCTCCACGTCGGCCCGGCACGGGGCGTCGGGTTCACCCGCCAAGTCGTCGACCTCGTCAACGCGGAGAACCCCGAACTGATCCTGCTCGGCGGCGACCTGGTCGACGGCACCGTCGCGAAGGTGGGTCCGGATCTCGAACCGTTGCGCGACCTGCGCGCGCCTCTCGGAGTGTTCGGGGTGAGCGGAAACCACGAGTTCTACGCCGGCGACGGCGGACCCTGGCTCGATCTGTGGGACCAGCTCGGAATCCACACACTGCGCAACGAACGTGTCGAGATCAGGCGCGGCGGCGCGGCCATCGACCTCGCCGGCATCCACGACCACAGCTCCCCTGTTCCTTTCGAACCGGACCTACCCGCAGCACTTGCCGGCCGTGACCCTGAACGCTTCGTGCTGCTTCTCGCCCATCAGCCCAAGCAGGCGATCGAGGCGTCGGAGTTCGGTGTGGACCTGCAGTTGTCCGGGCATACGCACGGTGGTCAGATGTGGCCGCTGGGCTACCTGGTCCCACTGCAGCAGCCGTCGGTGACGGGCCTGGACCGAATCGGCAACACCGTTCTGTACACCAGCCGGGGCGTCGGCGCATGGGGCCCACCGGTCCGCGTCGGCGCACCGCCTGAGATCACGATCCTCGAACTCGCGAGTCGTGCCCCCACCTTCGATCGCCGCTGA
- a CDS encoding metalloregulator ArsR/SmtB family transcription factor has protein sequence MDAVAGAIADPVRREILELLRHSRRTAGDIASHFSITRPAISRHLRVLRESGLVHDELVGRQRFYVLHPGELAELATWIARFDTSAEWMQRLDALETEVYRTRREHRAGPTDQQTQKEQTA, from the coding sequence ATGGACGCGGTAGCAGGTGCGATAGCCGATCCGGTGCGGCGCGAAATCCTGGAACTGCTGCGGCACTCCCGCCGCACCGCCGGTGACATTGCGTCGCACTTCTCCATCACCAGACCCGCGATCAGCAGGCATTTGCGCGTGCTGCGCGAAAGCGGACTGGTGCATGACGAGCTGGTGGGCAGACAGCGGTTCTACGTGCTCCACCCCGGAGAACTCGCTGAGCTCGCCACCTGGATTGCCCGCTTCGACACGTCCGCCGAATGGATGCAACGCCTCGACGCACTGGAAACCGAGGTTTACCGGACTCGCCGCGAACACCGCGCCGGTCCGACGGATCAGCAAACACAGAAGGAGCAAACGGCATGA
- a CDS encoding SRPBCC family protein yields the protein MTPTPLGRLVGTDLGADLVLTRTYRAPIKDVWASLTEPHRTARWYGTWEGEAGPDRMIRVQMAFEEGQPWADMRIDACEPPHRLQISAVDDAGSWDLEVRLFESSGTTELVFTQHLAGANGVAMVPQVGPGWEYYLDMFSTAQSGSPQPDFNDYYPSMKPYYEELTAE from the coding sequence ATGACCCCGACCCCACTCGGGCGACTGGTCGGCACCGACCTCGGTGCAGACCTGGTCCTGACGAGGACCTACCGCGCACCGATCAAGGATGTCTGGGCGAGCCTCACCGAACCTCACCGGACCGCCCGTTGGTACGGCACCTGGGAAGGAGAAGCCGGACCGGACCGCATGATCAGGGTGCAGATGGCCTTCGAGGAGGGGCAGCCCTGGGCTGACATGCGTATCGATGCGTGCGAGCCGCCACACCGATTGCAGATCTCGGCTGTGGATGATGCAGGCTCCTGGGACCTTGAAGTACGTCTTTTCGAATCGTCCGGAACGACCGAACTCGTCTTCACCCAGCACCTCGCCGGCGCAAACGGGGTGGCCATGGTTCCACAGGTCGGCCCAGGATGGGAATACTACCTGGATATGTTCAGCACAGCCCAATCCGGTTCGCCACAACCGGATTTCAATGACTACTACCCCTCGATGAAGCCGTACTACGAGGAGCTCACCGCAGAGTGA